A stretch of Brassica napus cultivar Da-Ae chromosome C6, Da-Ae, whole genome shotgun sequence DNA encodes these proteins:
- the LOC106402646 gene encoding ras-related protein RABE1a-like, giving the protein MAAPPARARADYDYLIKLLLIGDSGVGKSCLLLRFSDGSFTTSFITTIGIDFKIRTIELDGKRIKLQIWDTAGQERFRTITTAYYRGAMGILLVYDVTDESSFNNIRNWIRNIEQHASDNVNKILVGNKADMDESKRAVPTSKGQALADEYGIKFFETSAKTNLNVEEVFFSIGKDIKQRLADTDARAEPHTITINQSDQGAAGTSQATQKSACCG; this is encoded by the exons ATGGCTGCTCCTCCTGCTAGAGCTCGGGCTGATTACGATTACCTCATAAAACTTCTCTTGATCGGAGACAGCG GTGTTGGTAAGAGTTGCCTCCTCTTACGTTTCTCCGACGGCTCCTTTACCACCAGTTTCATTACAACCATTGG AATTGATTTCAAGATACGGACTATTGAGCTGGATGGTAAGAGAATTAAGCTGCAAATCTGGGACACTGCGGGACAGGAGCGGTTCCGGACTATCACAACTG CATACTACCGTGGAGCTATGGGCATTTTGCTTGTGTATGATGTTACCGATGAATCATCTTTCAACA ATATCAGGAACTGGATCCGTAACATTGAGCAGCACGCCTCTGACAATGTCAACAAGATTCTAGTGGGGAACAAGGCTGATATGGATGAAAGCAAacga GCTGTGCCAACATCTAAAGGCCAAGCTCTTGCAGATGAATACGGAATCAAGTTTTTCGAGACT AGTGCCAAGACTAACTTAAACGTTGAGGAAGTTTTCTTTTCAATTGGTAAAGACATCAAGCAAAGACTTGCAGATACCGATGCCAGAGCTGAG cCACATACAATCAcaatcaaccaatcagaccaAGGTGCAGCAGGGACATCTCAAGCTACTCAGAAATCAGCATGTTGTGGTTAG
- the LOC125588988 gene encoding uncharacterized protein LOC125588988: MSAIDFHHCIPPLYVTLYSCLLSMKFNVKNNGHTPEYIYGNYFERLPVKLLSHGVDMVKKEVKEEEVENFGLRELIDGGDVARGRVLHRNINISSSRLFFYVCF; this comes from the coding sequence ATGTCGGCTATAGATTTCCATCATTGTATTCCACCATTGTATGTGACCTTGTATTCTTGTTTGTTATCAATGAAATTCAATGTTAAAAACAATGGGCACACGCCGGAGTATATCTATGGGAACTACTTCGAGAGGTTGCCGGTTAAGCTATTAAGTCATGGTGTAGATATGGTGAAGAAAGAGGTTAAAGAGGAAGAGGTGGAGAATTTTGGTCTGCGGGAATTGATCGATGGGGGAGATGTTGCTCGTGGCAGGGTTCTTCATAGGAACATCAATATCAGTTCCTCGAGGTTGTTTTTTTATGTCTGCTTTTGA